The Desulfotignum phosphitoxidans DSM 13687 DNA segment CCTGCGGGCCTACCACCTGTCCTTTGACCAGGTGGCGGCCGCGGTTCGGACCGGAAGCCTTGAGCTGCCCGGCGGAAAAATTAAGACCCCGGGCGGGGAATTCCTGGTCCGGGCCAAGGGGAAAAAATATGTCGGGGAAGAGTACGCGCAGATTCCTGTTTTAACCCGGCCGGACGGCACCACCATCCGGCTGGGGGATGTGGCCCAGGTGAAAGACGGGTTTGAAGACACGGATGTCAAGCCCCGGTTCAACGGGCAGCCCGCCGCACTGGTGCTGGTCGAAAGGACGGACAGCCAGGACACCATCGCCATCTCACAACAGGTGCTCTCCTATCTTGAGGAACGCCGCGGTTCTCTGCCCGAAGGCGTGAAACTGGGCCACTGGTACAACATGGCCGACATGGTCCAGGACCGGATCGATCTGCTGCTGAAAAACGGCATCCAGGGTATTGTTCTGGTGTTTGTCGTGCTGGCGCTGTTTCTGGACCTGGGGCTGGCGTTCTGGGTGGCATCGGGCATCCCCATCACCTTTATGGGGGCGTTTCTGGTGCTCGAGTACCTGGGGGCCTCCGTGAACATGCTCTCTTTGTTCGGGTTTATCATGACCTTAGGCATCCTGGTGGACGATGCCATCATTGTGGGGGAGAACGTCTATACCCATTATTCCGAAGGCAAACCTCCCAAAGAGGCGGTCCTGGCCGCCATGGATCAGGTCGGGGGACCCGTGGTCATGGCGGTCACCACCACCATCGTGGCGTTTGCCCCGCTTTTGTTCATCGAGGGGATCATGGGCAAATTCATTTCCGTGATGCCAAAGGTTGTGATCTGTATTCTGGCTCTTTCCCTGGTTGAGGCGTTCCTGATTCTGCCGGCCCACCTGGCCGGGACCCTGACACCCCGGCGCCCGTTCCGGCCCCGGTGGTACGGGCTGCTGTTTTTCTGGTTTGAGTGGGTCAGAAAAGACCTGTCAGACGGGCATGCCTGGCTTCGGCTGCGGGTGGAAAAAGCGCTGAACCGGGTGATTCAGCGCCTTTATCTGCCGGTATTGCGGTACTGCGTTGAAAACCGGTATTTCACGGTGGCCCTGGGTGTGGGATGCCTCATTGTCAGTTTGGGGCTGATCGCCGGGGGCCATGTGCCGTATACCTTTTTTCCCAAGAACGATTCCAACTGGATGATTTGTGAAACCATTTATCCGCTGGGCACCCCTTTTGAAACCACGGAAAAGACGATCCAGCAGATTGAAAAAGGGGCCTTTGCCCTGAATGATCGTTTCAGGGACCGGGTCCAGGGCGGCCAGGACCTGGTTGTCAACACCTTTTCCATGGTGGGTGTGATTCCCCGGCGGGACTGGAAACCCGGTGTGTACGGCGGACATTGCGGTGAGGTCTGGATCGAGGTGCAGCCATCAGCCATGCGGCCGGAGATACCTGCACCTGAAATCACGGCCATGTGGCGGGAGTTGACCGGCGATATCCTGGGAACCGAACAGCTCACCTATACCATTATCGGCGGCGGCCCGGGCGGCAGTCCCATCGAGATCCGGATGAAGGGAGACGACCTCGAAATGCTTGCGGCAGCGGTCAAGGATCTCAAGGCGGAAATCGCCACCTATCCGGGGACCTTTGACATCACCGATGATTTCAGGCCCGGGAAGATGGAAAAGCAGATGGTCATCAAACCCGGCGCAGAAGCCTTAGGCGTGACCATGGCGGATATCGCCACCCAGATCCGGCAGGCCTATTACGGGGATGAAGTCCTCCAGATACAGCGGGGAAAAAATGACATCAAGGTCATGGTGCGGTATTCAGAGCCGGAACGCAGCACCGAGGCCAGTATCGACGCGTTGAGAATCCGGACCCGGGACAACCGGGAAATTCCGCTGAACCAGGTGGCCGGCATCACCACGGAGCGCGGCTACTCGACCATCCAGCGGGTGGACCGCCGCCGGGTCATCACCGTGACGTCCGACCTCGATGAAGAAAAGGCCAATGCCCGGAAAATCGTCCAGGACCTGAAAGGCGGTTATCTGGCTGAACTCGCCCGAAAATATCCCGGCGTTTCCTATGACCTGGAAGGCCAGGCCCAGCGGAGTCAGGAATCCATGGAAAGCCTGATAACAGGGTTTGCCGTGGCAGCCATGGTGATTTTTCTGCTGCTGGCCAGCCAGTTCAGATCCTATATCCAGCCCGTGATCATCATGTGTGCCATTCCCTTTGGCCTGGTCGGGGCCATTTCGGGGCACTTCATCATGGGCCTGGACATCACCATGATCTCCATTTTCGGGATTGTGGCCCTGTCCGGCATTGTGGTCAATGATTCATTGATCCTGATCGATTTCATCAATGCCAGAGTCCGGAGCGGCGAAGCCGTGTTCGATGCCGTGATCCAAGCCGGGCGCAACCGGTTCCGGCCGGTCCTGCTGACCTCGGTGACCACGGTGGCCGGCCTGGCCCCGCTCATGACGGAAACCAGTTTCCAGGCCCGGTTTCTCATCCCCATGGCCGTCAGCATCAATTTCGGCCTGGCCGCCGCCACGGTCCTCACCCTGGTGTTTGTCCCGGCCCTGTATGTGGTGGTCAAAGACATCACCATGCTGGGAACCGGTCAGTGAGGTATCTCCGGGCCCGGCATGAAAACACCGGCCAGGCTTCTGGATGGTGTCGGATCCGCTCGAATGTACGTTGTACCTCCCCGGCAAACTCAAATCCCAGGCCAGGGCGTTGTTCATTGTAGTAGTCAACGGCTTCAGCGAATTCGTTTTCCGCACATGAGAGGACGAGTATTCTCATCGCCGGTTGATCCTGGCCAGAACCTCCTCTGCCGGGGAGGCTGTGAGCAACCCTTTTTCGTATGCTTCGATCCTGGATTCAACCTCTTCTGTCCAGGCAGTATCTATATGATTGTCCTCTGAGACATCGAAACTCTGGAAAAGACGTCGAATCAACTCAGCCCTCTCAATGGGCGGCAGGGCCAGCGCATCATTGAGCACTCTCTCGATTATAGCTGTCATATAGTCCACCTCGCCGTTATTTTGATTTTATTTAAGTATAGCCGACAACACGCAGCTTCGCAACCCGGATTTGTGATGGCGAACACTGCATGCCAGGAGCAGCATGCCCCTCGCCGTTTCCTCGACGTGAACGTTCTGTACATCTGTTTTTCCATATAAAAAAGTTGTCACCACCGGTCTTTGGTGCAACGGATCCGGAAAAGGCGGTGTGATGGTATTGAATTTTTTCCGGCAGTTGTGTAAAACAGGGCTGAATAAAATATTGAAACTGCAAAGGAAAATCAGATGCCGGAATCCAATGAATTTCTTGAAGGAATTCAAGAAGACCTGAAACAGATTGTCCAGCCCTTTCAAAGGGACCTGAACCAGAAACAGAAAAAAGCGGATTTCTGAACAGTCCCAACCGGTTCAACGTCGCCATGACCTGGCCCTTTGCTTTATATAAATTCTGGGTCAGCCGGAGAGATGACAGGGAACCGGCAAAAAAAAACAGAGATGCTGCCCAGTCTCTGGCCGTCGCCGAATTGGTAATGGATCGGCTCCCACAATTGAAATTCAGCAAGGATCAGCTGAAGATGTTTCCGCCAGGCCTGGTCAGGGGTTTTAACGAGTCGCTTAAAAGGAATGATGACATTTCCATGCAGTTTTGATAGTCATCAAATGATACACAGGAGGAAGATATGACTGTTAAAAAATTAATGAGAATCATACCGGGGCTTATGGTTACCATCAGTGCATTACTTGGGCTGCTTCACTCACCTTGGTGGTTTGCTCTGACGCTTTTTGTCGGGTTGAATCTGACTCAGTCCGGATTTACGGACTTCTGTCCATTGGAAAAGATACTCAGAAAACTCGGATTTTCGGAACAGTAACATATGAGAATTTTTTCTCTTTCCGCCTGCGGGACCGCCGAGTCAATTTTGCCTGTCCGGCATGGAAGACCTGATTTTTCAATACATATATGCATTCGTTATGCGACGGAAGTAGATTCTATTTTTGATTTGCCAGTCGCCATGAAATAGAGTGATTCAGGCGCAATATCAAAACCACATTCCCAGGCCAAAGTAGGCCAGGAGTCAAGGTAGAACTTCGAAAATGCTTTTGGGTCACGCAAGGATTCAGCAATTTTATATTTGAATATTGTTTCCTTCAAATCAACCTCTCCAGACTCACCCGTGTTAAATTTTAAAAACACCTTAAAATCTTTGACATATCGCGCTTCTAATAAATAGACGGAGTCCATGTCGATTCCCCTCATGTTTAAATTAACGGTTTTATTGAAGATTTGAAAATTATAGACCTCCCATGTCCTGATTTTTTATAACCTGCTGGATTTGTATCTTTTTCCCGCAGATTCAATGGCAGCCCATCAAATCTGCCAAAGGTCTGTTATTTTCATGATAGATTGTCAAAGAACGGTTACAACTTTACCGGACGATACGATATTTTTTTGCCCAGCAGAAAATCGGCAAATGTCCTCACCTGGGCCTGGATCGTATTCCTGTGCCCGGCCGGCCCCTGCATGATCTGCTCGTAGGCGGCCAGAAAGGTTTTGTATAGCCGGGGTTTCATCTCCACCGGGCGGTTGGATGCCATCTCCTTTTCATCGGTATAGACTTTCTGTCCGGGTTTACGGTAAACAAAATCCTCGGGCTTGATCATTTTCCGGTTCAGCAGCTGGAGCACGAACCGGTCTGCAACGGGAGCCCGGTATTCTTCCACCAGGTCACAGGCCAGAGACGGGCGGCCATAGCTGATCTCATGGAGCGCCCCAAGATAGGGATCAAGTCCACATGTTTTGATGGCAGATATCACCTCGTTTGTCAACAAGGTATACACAAATGAAAGCAGGGCATTGACCGGATCTTTGGGCGGACGGCGGTTCCGGCCGTTGAAGAAGAAAACGTCGTTGCGGATCAGCAGAGGAAACACACTGAAGTAAATCCGGGATCCGGCCCCTTCAATGCCCCGGACAATTGATTTTTCTCTGGCGGCTTTCAAAGATGACGTCAGGGATGTCAGGGCCGCAGCCCCGGCTTTCAACTTTGGCTCATTGTAATCCCGCCCCCGGCGCAGCAGAAAAGCGGCCATGTTTTCCAGTTTGCCCTGAACAATGATTTTCATGACGTTCAGGCTGTCATTCGGATCGGATAACCTTTCATACTGGGCCTTTCGCAAGGCTACATGCCTGTGCTCGTCGATCATGAGCCTGGCCCGGAACCGGCCGGTGGGGGTGAGAAACACGGTTTCCACCCGGTGTCTGATCAGATAATCCATTACCGGACCCGTGAGAGACACGTGTCCGGTAAGAATCAGTTTGGTCAGGTCTTTGGCCGGTACCGTGTCCAGCACCGTGCCCTGCTTCACGATTTTCAGGGTGTCTCCGCTTTTGGCCAGAAAACTGCCCTGTTCCACGACATACAGGTTTTCCATCACATTGTTTTCCTATGCCGGAAACCGCTCCATCTGCTGGATGGCGATTTTCCGGTGAATGATTCTTGCTGCGGATTCCAGTGTTGTCATAATCGTTTCCTTAGGGTTTCTGACAGGTATTACGGCACTGGATGAGGAAAATAAAAAAAGGAAAAATAACAAAACTTGACCACAAAACTTGACCATGTTAATGATTATGAAAACAGGAGGTGATGGCATGACTCAAACAATTTCGATCTCGGAATTCAAAGCAACCTGCCTTAAAATCATAGATCAGGTGAAAAACACGGGGATATCCGTTATCGTCACCAAAAGAGGGAAACCCTATGCATTGGTGACCCGGCCGCCGGCTACGGAAAACAATGGATCCTGGATAGGAAGCTTCAAAGATCAGATAAAAATCACCGGCGACATTCTGGAACCGGTTGTGGATGAAAAAGAATGGGATGTGTTGAAATGAATCTACTGCTGGACACACATATCCTTTTATGGAGTCTCACCGGCTCTGATAAACTGCCGGATGAA contains these protein-coding regions:
- a CDS encoding efflux RND transporter permease subunit — translated: MKALGRWSVEHRVSVNLIMVFLIVAGLYTAMTMKREMFPQFSMDMIHISVPYPGASPEEVEEGICIRIEEQLKSLEDVKTMYSSAIEGNGSVIIELVGGTDINEKLDEVRTEIDLIDTFPEEAEDPVITEIKNNQPAIYVAVYGDVDERVLRNTAEQIRDDLVETDVISLASLVGVREFEISVEISEESLRAYHLSFDQVAAAVRTGSLELPGGKIKTPGGEFLVRAKGKKYVGEEYAQIPVLTRPDGTTIRLGDVAQVKDGFEDTDVKPRFNGQPAALVLVERTDSQDTIAISQQVLSYLEERRGSLPEGVKLGHWYNMADMVQDRIDLLLKNGIQGIVLVFVVLALFLDLGLAFWVASGIPITFMGAFLVLEYLGASVNMLSLFGFIMTLGILVDDAIIVGENVYTHYSEGKPPKEAVLAAMDQVGGPVVMAVTTTIVAFAPLLFIEGIMGKFISVMPKVVICILALSLVEAFLILPAHLAGTLTPRRPFRPRWYGLLFFWFEWVRKDLSDGHAWLRLRVEKALNRVIQRLYLPVLRYCVENRYFTVALGVGCLIVSLGLIAGGHVPYTFFPKNDSNWMICETIYPLGTPFETTEKTIQQIEKGAFALNDRFRDRVQGGQDLVVNTFSMVGVIPRRDWKPGVYGGHCGEVWIEVQPSAMRPEIPAPEITAMWRELTGDILGTEQLTYTIIGGGPGGSPIEIRMKGDDLEMLAAAVKDLKAEIATYPGTFDITDDFRPGKMEKQMVIKPGAEALGVTMADIATQIRQAYYGDEVLQIQRGKNDIKVMVRYSEPERSTEASIDALRIRTRDNREIPLNQVAGITTERGYSTIQRVDRRRVITVTSDLDEEKANARKIVQDLKGGYLAELARKYPGVSYDLEGQAQRSQESMESLITGFAVAAMVIFLLLASQFRSYIQPVIIMCAIPFGLVGAISGHFIMGLDITMISIFGIVALSGIVVNDSLILIDFINARVRSGEAVFDAVIQAGRNRFRPVLLTSVTTVAGLAPLMTETSFQARFLIPMAVSINFGLAAATVLTLVFVPALYVVVKDITMLGTGQ
- a CDS encoding addiction module protein; amino-acid sequence: MTAIIERVLNDALALPPIERAELIRRLFQSFDVSEDNHIDTAWTEEVESRIEAYEKGLLTASPAEEVLARINRR
- a CDS encoding GSU2403 family nucleotidyltransferase fold protein, translating into MTWPFALYKFWVSRRDDREPAKKNRDAAQSLAVAELVMDRLPQLKFSKDQLKMFPPGLVRGFNESLKRNDDISMQF
- a CDS encoding YgaP family membrane protein; this translates as MTVKKLMRIIPGLMVTISALLGLLHSPWWFALTLFVGLNLTQSGFTDFCPLEKILRKLGFSEQ
- a CDS encoding DUF2442 domain-containing protein translates to MDSVYLLEARYVKDFKVFLKFNTGESGEVDLKETIFKYKIAESLRDPKAFSKFYLDSWPTLAWECGFDIAPESLYFMATGKSKIESTSVA
- the cas1 gene encoding CRISPR-associated endonuclease Cas1, yielding MENLYVVEQGSFLAKSGDTLKIVKQGTVLDTVPAKDLTKLILTGHVSLTGPVMDYLIRHRVETVFLTPTGRFRARLMIDEHRHVALRKAQYERLSDPNDSLNVMKIIVQGKLENMAAFLLRRGRDYNEPKLKAGAAALTSLTSSLKAAREKSIVRGIEGAGSRIYFSVFPLLIRNDVFFFNGRNRRPPKDPVNALLSFVYTLLTNEVISAIKTCGLDPYLGALHEISYGRPSLACDLVEEYRAPVADRFVLQLLNRKMIKPEDFVYRKPGQKVYTDEKEMASNRPVEMKPRLYKTFLAAYEQIMQGPAGHRNTIQAQVRTFADFLLGKKISYRPVKL
- a CDS encoding type II toxin-antitoxin system Phd/YefM family antitoxin, giving the protein MTQTISISEFKATCLKIIDQVKNTGISVIVTKRGKPYALVTRPPATENNGSWIGSFKDQIKITGDILEPVVDEKEWDVLK